The following are encoded in a window of Candidatus Fluviicola riflensis genomic DNA:
- a CDS encoding methyltransferase — protein MEFIAQELDDYVCKHTSPENELLAKLNRETHLKIMQPRMLSGHFQGRVLSMLSHMIHPERILEIGTYTGYSALCLAEGLTETGKLITIDVNAQLESFVREQFKKSELNSKIDFRIANAMELIPQLDEQFDIVFIDADKQNYINYYHLVFDKVKKGGYILADNVLWSGKVTGDYEKLDKDTRLLMDFNKLVQEDERVENVLLPIRDGIMIARKI, from the coding sequence ATGGAATTTATTGCGCAGGAATTAGACGACTATGTTTGCAAACATACAAGTCCGGAGAACGAGCTTTTAGCGAAACTGAACCGTGAGACGCATCTGAAAATCATGCAACCACGTATGTTGAGCGGGCATTTCCAGGGACGTGTATTAAGTATGCTTTCACACATGATCCATCCGGAACGCATTCTTGAAATTGGCACATATACGGGTTACTCAGCGCTTTGTCTGGCGGAAGGATTAACCGAAACCGGTAAACTCATTACAATCGATGTCAATGCGCAGCTGGAATCATTTGTGCGTGAACAATTTAAAAAAAGCGAACTCAACTCAAAAATCGATTTTCGGATTGCCAATGCCATGGAATTGATTCCGCAACTCGACGAACAATTCGACATTGTGTTCATTGATGCCGATAAACAGAATTACATCAATTACTACCACCTGGTATTCGATAAAGTAAAAAAAGGCGGATATATTTTGGCAGACAACGTGCTTTGGTCGGGAAAAGTGACCGGCGATTACGAAAAGCTGGACAAAGACACACGATTACTCATGGATTTTAACAAGCTTGTTCAGGAAGATGAACGTGTGGAAAATGTATTGCTACCTATCCGGGATGGGATAATGATTGCCCGGAAGATCTGA